TCCCCACCATTTCCGGCCTTAAACTATTGGCACCGGAAAAGGAGCATCAAGACTTTACCAAACCCATGCGCAAAGTGAAAAATGAAATTGTCCGGTACCATAATGAACGAAAGCTTATCCGAAGTACCCCAAAATATGCCCCCGCAGGGCAAAGCACACAAATGATCGTAGGTGCAACTGGGGAGAGCGATAAGGACATCATGTATTCCGCTACCTATTATTATAAGACCTACAGTATGAAACGGGTCTATTATTCCGGTTATGTCCCGGTCTTGGAAGATAGTCGTTTGCCTTCCCTAACGGCCAAAGTACCGATGCTTAGGGAGAATAGATTGTATCAAACGGATTGGTTGTTGCGCTTTTATGGGTTTGCCGTAAATGAACTATTGAACGATGCCCATCCCAATTTGGATGTGGATGTGGATCCCAAGCTTTCCTGGGCCTTGCGGAATTTACATCATTTTCCCGTGGACATCAATAAGGGGGACAAGCGAATGCTGGCACGGGTACCAGGGTTGGGGATGCAATCCGTTGGGAAGATTTTGAGTGCGAGACGATTTCGAAAATTGAACTGGGACCATCTCAAAAAAATGGGGGTGGCCCTCAACCGCGCTAAGTATTTTATGGTGTGTGATTCCCGCCATTGGGAACGCCGCGATTTGGATGCGGATAAAGTTAAAGGACTGATTTTGCAAAACTCCTCCGGGAAGTTCAGAAATCAGTACGGTCAACAATTGTCATTGTTTAACCAATGATTGGAAAATTCGTCAATTCGAGTGATTTTATTGGAGTTGAGCGCAGTGAAACTCAGAAAATAGTATGGAGGATAGAATTTTTGAAACATATGCCCGCCTGTTCTCGATACAATTCCAACAAGTTGGAACCACTCGAACTGACACGGAAAGTCAAAAATGAGAATACCATGGAGAGAACACTAAGGAAAACGGACTATTTGGAACGCAAGCGCCAGGCCATTTTGGACATGGGCTATACGTATGTCAGATTTCGAAGTAGGGCGAAAAAGTCGCTGCGAACGCTAAAAAGAATCATGCAAAATAATATAAATCATTTCGAATGTCACATAGAGCGCAGTTGAAACGGATACGGGAAATCCAGGTTTTTGCCTTCTCTTCAACAGGATTGTGGCGACACACCGAAATGATAACATCAAAAAACAAAATATCATGAAAAACGCAACAATGGATTCCCGCCTACACGGGAACGACAAAAAAACCACACTCATTTACGACGGGAGCTTCAACGGCTTTCTTACCGCTGTTTTCATTGCCTTTGAAGAAAAATTAAACGTGGCGGACATTCAAAAGAACGGTCAGGCCCAAAATGGACTGTTTTCAGAGAACGAAACCATCTTTACCAATGTGGATAAGGCCAAGCGGGTGTGGAATGGGGTCCGTGCCAAAAGCTATAATGCCATTAGCAACATTTACTTTGCCTTTTTAAGTGAAACCGAAGGCGTGGAACGGCTTCTTTTTGAATACATCAAAAAATTGATGGCCCAGAAGGGAAAACAGGCCGATTTTTCCGATGGAACCGTTCTGTACATTTCACAGTTGGCCAGAAAAGTGGGACGCGAAAAACATCGTATGGAAGCCTTTGTCCGTTTTCAGTTGACCAAGGACACTATTTATTTTGCCAATATAGAACCGGACTTTGATGTATTACCACTAATATCCAAACATTTTCGAAATCGGTATGCCGACCAGCAATGGTTGATTTATGATGTAAAGCGACGTTATGGGATTTTTTATGATTTGGAAGGGGTAGAAATCGTTTCCCTGAACCTGGACAAAATCCATTTTAACCGTACCCGAAAGAGCAAGGCCTTTACGGATGGGGAATACGAATATCAAGACCTTTGGAACAATTATTTTAAAAGTACCCACATTAAATCGCGAATCAATAGAAAATTACATACGCAACATATCCCTAAACGCTATTGGAAGTACCTCTCTGAGAAAAAGGCTGTCTAGATTTTTCGGTGCTTCCATTATTGTATGTGAACTTTATGAAAGTAAATTAGCGTTCCCTGAGCACAGTCGAAGGGTGAGGAAAAAACAAGCAATCTAAAAAGTGGCTTACAAACAACTCAAATTATGGTTTGACCGGGACTTGGCAGTACTATTGGCCGATAAACTGCTAAGCAATGGAGTTCAATTTGACAAAGATGCTTTTGTCCATATCGCTACCCAGGAACTGGATGATCTGGAACTCAAAGGTCGCGTCGAGTATATCGCTGATGCGTTGTACCAGCATCTGCCCTTTGATTATCAAGAGGCAATTTCAAAACTAGTTGCCATTCTTGGACCGGAAAATGAAAAGGAAACGGGCATGTTCAAGGAGTTTTACTGGGTGATGCCCATTGCCAAATATGTTGAGAAATATGGTTTGGTCGATTTTGATGTTTCCATGCACGCCATTTATGAAATTACCAAACGCAATACCGGGGAATACACCATTCGTCCCTTTCTGGAAAAGCATCCTGAAAAAACCCTAAGTCTTCTGGAGCAATGGGCAAAGGACCCCAACAAACATGTCCGGCGATTGGCCAGTGAAGGGGTACGTCCGCGATTGCCCTGGGCAGCAAAATTGGACCAATTTATCCAGGACCCCTCGTCCATTCTCCCCATTTTGGAAAACCTTAAAGACGACCCCAGTAAATATGTGCAAAAGTCTGTGGCCAATTGCATCAATGATGTTTTAAAGGACAATACTGAAGTTGGAAAAACACTGATTGAAAGTTGGGTGCCCAACGCCTCCAAAGAACGGAAATGGATTATAAAACATGCCCTACGGAATTTGGTGAAGGCCAATGCGGATTGGGCAGTTAAGATTGTGGCACAGTAGAAAATCGAATGTCCTTCCCGTGCCTAAGCAGTATTGAAAGTTTCTATCCAGGGAATTGGGAGGTCAACCGTTTACACATGACGAACATTAAAGTAAGGATAAGGCCAGTTCGGCCATCACTTTAAACGAAGCCTCGCGTTCCTTATGACTTAATTGTTCCTTGGTCACCAAAGAATCCGAAATGGTCAATAGGGTCAATGCTTCTATGCCGTATTTAGCGGCCAGGGTGTAGATACCGGCCGTTTCCATTTCCACGCAGAGTATACCATAATCTGCCCATTTTTTGTAATAGTCGGGGTTGTCGTCATAAAAAATATCCGAGGACAAGATATTCCCCGCTTTTATAGGAATATTCCGTTCCGTAGCATAGCGAATGGCCTTTTGAAACAGTTCAAAACTGGCTGTTGGCGCATAATTGGCATGGGGAAATCGGGAAGCATTCACATTGGAGTCCGTGGAGGCCGCCATGGCCACTACAATATCATTGAGCTGTACATCCGCTTGATAGGAACCTGCGGAGCCTACACGAATAATCTGCTTTACCCCATACTCTTTGACGAGTTCATTGCAATACACCAAGGTGGAGGGAATCCCCATTCCACCGCCCTGTACGGATACCTTTTTTCCTTTATAAGTTCCCGTATAGCCCAACATACCGCGAACTTGATTGTAGCAAAAGACCGCTTCCAAAAAGGTCTCTGCAATCCATTTGGCACGCAACGGATCTCCAGGTAACAATACTGTTGGGGCAATTTCCCCGTCTTTGGCTTCAAGATGTACGGACATAGCGGTTATTTAGGTTTTGACCAAAATGGGTCCTGAGGAAGTTCCGATTCGGGAAACACCCAGTTCAATATATTGCAGGGCAGCCGATCTATCCCGAATGCCTCCGGACGCTTTTATTAGGGCTTTATCGCCCACAATGGATTTCATTAACCGAACATCGTCCAAAGTGGCCCCGCCGGAACCAAAACCTGTGGATGTTTTTACAAAATCGGCACCTGCAGTTACCGCAAGGTGGCAGGCCCTTTTCTTTTCATCATCGGTCAGATAACAGGTCTCCAGAATGACCTTCAATACCTTCTCCCTTATCCCTTGCTTAATTTGGGCGATTTCATGCTGTACGTTGGCATCCCTTCCGGACTTTAACCAGCCAACATTGAGGACCATATCCACTTCGTCCGCGCCCTTATTCACGGCATCTTTTGCTTCAAAGATTTTTGCCTCCGTGGTCATGGCTCCCAAAGGAAACCCAATGACCGTTGCTATTTGGGTGGCCTGCCCCTGCAGTTGGTCTACCGCCAATTCCACATAACAGCCATTTACACAAACGGCCTTAAACTCATAGACAATGGCCTCTTGACACAGTTTTTTAATATCGCCCTCGGTAGCTTGAGGTTTTAAAAGGGTATGGTCAATATATGGTGCTAAATCCATTAACGGTCAATTATTTGGTTCGTTCCCCTACAAACTGATCACTTTTATTTTTGAAGAGCACATTAAAACTCGTCAAGGACCCATAAATTCGGGTGACGTATTGTTGCAAATCCACCTTTTCCTGATCGTCCAGATTTTTACTGCTGTTGATTTTTTGCTCCATGACCCGCAGCCGGTCCCGCACCATAACAATTTTATGAAAAAAGGTGTCGATGGGCATTTCCTTGTTCGCCACATTATCCCCGGGTTCCAAGATGAGTTTCCCCCCTCTCCATTTATCCGCAATGGCCACTCGCTCATGGGTGTCGCCCCACTTTTTTAGGATGGATACCAAGGAGCTTTCCACGTCAAAAAGGCTTACGGTGTCTACATCATCGTCGGATCGTTCAATAACTTCAAAATCGGCATCCAAATCTAGGGTCTCCAATCCATTTTCGATAAACGTGACCCAATAATGTTGGGAGGATACATTGGTGACCACCCCTTTTCCATATTCTGGATGGTCTATACGAGAGCCTATGCCCAATAGTTTCATAGCATACGTTTTGATAAAAACCTTCAATTCGAGTGCTTTGCGGAGCGCAAATGGTATCGAGAATAGATTTACCATATTTGTTCCCGATACAATTCCAATCCCGATAGCTATCGGGTCGGAATTACTCGAACTGACATTAGTGTTCGATTCTTCGGCTCAAAAATACCCTACTCCTTTTCAAAAGACAACAGGGTAGTGTAAAAATCTTGGTAAATCGCATTGGCATCAATGCTTTTGTAAAAGGTAATTGGACGTTTACCACTATCACGGGAAGTGGTAATACGTTCTGTTTCAGCAAAATTGGGATTGATGTATGCCGCGACCAATGCCAAATCCCACAATACCCTACTTTTTCGGGAACCGTCCAAATGTCCGTCCCAACGTTTTAGTAAAAACCGCCCTATATCATAGTTTCCAATTTCCCTGGAAAGATCTTTATATGCAATTTCCATGGCAACGGCCACACTTACGGGCATAATGGAAAGCTTAACCTCTGAATCCAATAGATAATCCAAAGCAAATGGATCCATCATGGGGTTGAAATCATTTCGTTTTAAGACTCCGGAATTAAAATCCATTGTTGTTCCCAACCAATATACATTCAGTTTTTTGGCAATTTCGGGTTCAATTAACACAGCGGAGGCGACATTGGTCAATGCGCCCAAAGCCAGAATGGTAATTTGTTCATTTGCCTTGGCCTGTTTTATGATTTCGTAGGCGGCCGCAGAATGTTGGGCACGATCCCCCCAATCGTACATACGTGCCATTGCGCCGCGAAGGGTTTTTACCTCCAATCCCAATTCGCCCAATAGTTGCTGATTCAATCGATGACTGTTCTCCATGGAACGCGGTTCGGCCCAATGGCTGGTTTGCCAGTGGGCAGCATTTAAGGCCGTAACTTCAACCTTGGGCTCCAGTAAAATTCTGACAAGGGCGTACAGATCGTCGACTTCATTGCCCGTATCGGCATCTACAATGACCTGCCGTTTTTGCGCATGCCCAAAAAGCATTCCCAACAGCACAAAAAAAAGAACGGGGTATCGCATGAATTAGGTGTATTTTCCTAAAAATACCTGAAAACATTTACAAAACCACAACATAACCCTACTTCTTTTTTAGTTCCCAAAACCGTATTTTTGCAGCTTTGCTGTGACTCAATGATAAATTACGAGGAAAACATCGAGGTTAAGGGCGCTCGCGTGCACAACCTCAAAAATATCGATGTCACCATACCCCGTGAAAAGTTGGTGGTCATTACCGGACTTTCCGGTAGCGGAAAATCTTCCTTGGCCTTTGACACCATTTATGCCGA
The sequence above is a segment of the Muricauda sp. SCSIO 64092 genome. Coding sequences within it:
- a CDS encoding putative DNA modification/repair radical SAM protein, producing the protein MNFERIKEKLNILADAAKYDVSCASSGSTRINKNKGLGNATRMGICHSYTEDGRCVSLLKILLTNHCIYDCAYCVSRRSNDIKRAGFRIQEVVDLTINFYRRNYIEGLFLSSGIFKSPDHTMERLVRVAKKLREEENFNGYIHLKSIPGCSDELMYEAGLYADRLSVNIEIPTISGLKLLAPEKEHQDFTKPMRKVKNEIVRYHNERKLIRSTPKYAPAGQSTQMIVGATGESDKDIMYSATYYYKTYSMKRVYYSGYVPVLEDSRLPSLTAKVPMLRENRLYQTDWLLRFYGFAVNELLNDAHPNLDVDVDPKLSWALRNLHHFPVDINKGDKRMLARVPGLGMQSVGKILSARRFRKLNWDHLKKMGVALNRAKYFMVCDSRHWERRDLDADKVKGLILQNSSGKFRNQYGQQLSLFNQ
- a CDS encoding TIGR03915 family putative DNA repair protein — its product is MKNATMDSRLHGNDKKTTLIYDGSFNGFLTAVFIAFEEKLNVADIQKNGQAQNGLFSENETIFTNVDKAKRVWNGVRAKSYNAISNIYFAFLSETEGVERLLFEYIKKLMAQKGKQADFSDGTVLYISQLARKVGREKHRMEAFVRFQLTKDTIYFANIEPDFDVLPLISKHFRNRYADQQWLIYDVKRRYGIFYDLEGVEIVSLNLDKIHFNRTRKSKAFTDGEYEYQDLWNNYFKSTHIKSRINRKLHTQHIPKRYWKYLSEKKAV
- the deoC gene encoding deoxyribose-phosphate aldolase, whose product is MDLAPYIDHTLLKPQATEGDIKKLCQEAIVYEFKAVCVNGCYVELAVDQLQGQATQIATVIGFPLGAMTTEAKIFEAKDAVNKGADEVDMVLNVGWLKSGRDANVQHEIAQIKQGIREKVLKVILETCYLTDDEKKRACHLAVTAGADFVKTSTGFGSGGATLDDVRLMKSIVGDKALIKASGGIRDRSAALQYIELGVSRIGTSSGPILVKT
- a CDS encoding DNA alkylation repair protein, with the translated sequence MAYKQLKLWFDRDLAVLLADKLLSNGVQFDKDAFVHIATQELDDLELKGRVEYIADALYQHLPFDYQEAISKLVAILGPENEKETGMFKEFYWVMPIAKYVEKYGLVDFDVSMHAIYEITKRNTGEYTIRPFLEKHPEKTLSLLEQWAKDPNKHVRRLASEGVRPRLPWAAKLDQFIQDPSSILPILENLKDDPSKYVQKSVANCINDVLKDNTEVGKTLIESWVPNASKERKWIIKHALRNLVKANADWAVKIVAQ
- the deoD gene encoding purine-nucleoside phosphorylase, encoding MSVHLEAKDGEIAPTVLLPGDPLRAKWIAETFLEAVFCYNQVRGMLGYTGTYKGKKVSVQGGGMGIPSTLVYCNELVKEYGVKQIIRVGSAGSYQADVQLNDIVVAMAASTDSNVNASRFPHANYAPTASFELFQKAIRYATERNIPIKAGNILSSDIFYDDNPDYYKKWADYGILCVEMETAGIYTLAAKYGIEALTLLTISDSLVTKEQLSHKEREASFKVMAELALSLL
- a CDS encoding nucleoside hydrolase; the protein is MRYPVLFFVLLGMLFGHAQKRQVIVDADTGNEVDDLYALVRILLEPKVEVTALNAAHWQTSHWAEPRSMENSHRLNQQLLGELGLEVKTLRGAMARMYDWGDRAQHSAAAYEIIKQAKANEQITILALGALTNVASAVLIEPEIAKKLNVYWLGTTMDFNSGVLKRNDFNPMMDPFALDYLLDSEVKLSIMPVSVAVAMEIAYKDLSREIGNYDIGRFLLKRWDGHLDGSRKSRVLWDLALVAAYINPNFAETERITTSRDSGKRPITFYKSIDANAIYQDFYTTLLSFEKE